One Stratiformator vulcanicus genomic window, TCACGATCGGCTCAAAGGCCGTTACGACCGCGTGCTGCCGGCGATATTGAATGACTACGAACGCATCGATCCGCTGATGATCGACGCAAAACCGGGCGGCGTTGTCGATGGGGAACTCTTCTTTCTGACGACCGCCCTCTACGATGTCATTATGGCTGACTGCGATGAGCTTGAAGAACTGCCCCCCGGCGAAATGCGGGGGGAGTGGTACGAACGTCGAACGGTTATTGTGACTACGAACGAAGGCTCTTTCGAAGCATGGGCTTATGTCCGACCGAGCGTCGCGCGGCAGTAAACCACCGGCTGATCATGGCGAACAGCCCGCCAGTCGCCGCGGCTTTTTGCGTGGTGACTCGGCACGAAACGCCCTCGAAGCGGCACAGGAACAATTGGCCGATGAAGTCGCCGGCGAAGAGTCGCTCATTCCCACGGCCGGCCCGACCGTTAGGCTCAGCACGCAGGCGATGGCCTGTGAGTTTTCGGTGGTCATGAATCCGGGACCCGCTTCACAGGTGATGCGAGCTTCGGACGCCCTCGACCTCGTCCATGTTCTAGAACAGAAAATGACGGTCTATCGGGACGATGCCGACCTCGTTCGCGTCAACGAGCAGGCGGCTGA contains:
- a CDS encoding gamma-glutamylcyclotransferase family protein, translated to MDRRLPLFVFGTLRRGESNHDRLKGRYDRVLPAILNDYERIDPLMIDAKPGGVVDGELFFLTTALYDVIMADCDELEELPPGEMRGEWYERRTVIVTTNEGSFEAWAYVRPSVARQ